A genomic stretch from Candidatus Melainabacteria bacterium includes:
- a CDS encoding biotin transporter BioY, translated as MQLVATTNKVTRIPKVRRKSLAGQGVLVLLGLQVFFFSSFIAFDLPTATGQNLTRWAQAQANDTISEIPPAVKLKIDKVVPIPDIPMPTKPIRMSVYSPQAPIAILLGYALGWPIATISAGIFIIIGLVGPYFGLNPFASGGGLDYYSQPGFGYLLGILAATFVVAKITGEKRTSLRQIGALVAGLITIHAIGLGYLMSSALLFSLLEGAARPEWLPWVFEQARNLSWVSLPYDAVFALALIGLGFPIRYLVEMLTAPDIGLKTQNDRVAQQRIEELLQ; from the coding sequence TTGCAATTAGTCGCCACCACGAACAAAGTAACTCGCATCCCTAAGGTCAGAAGAAAGTCACTCGCCGGTCAGGGCGTACTCGTTCTTCTTGGGCTGCAGGTGTTCTTCTTCAGTTCGTTCATCGCTTTCGATTTGCCCACAGCAACCGGTCAGAATTTGACGCGATGGGCTCAGGCTCAGGCAAATGACACGATTAGCGAAATACCCCCAGCGGTGAAGCTAAAAATTGATAAGGTCGTGCCTATTCCGGACATACCAATGCCGACCAAGCCTATTCGCATGAGCGTTTACTCGCCTCAGGCGCCGATTGCCATTTTGCTTGGTTACGCTCTCGGGTGGCCAATCGCCACCATATCAGCCGGCATTTTTATCATCATAGGGCTGGTCGGACCTTACTTCGGCTTGAATCCTTTTGCCTCGGGTGGTGGATTGGATTACTACTCACAGCCCGGCTTCGGTTACTTGCTGGGCATTCTTGCGGCAACATTCGTTGTAGCTAAGATCACCGGAGAAAAACGGACTTCTCTCAGGCAGATTGGTGCCCTTGTTGCCGGTCTCATCACTATTCATGCGATCGGTCTGGGCTATTTGATGAGTTCAGCACTGCTGTTTTCTCTATTGGAAGGGGCTGCCCGCCCTGAATGGCTGCCCTGGGTATTCGAGCAGGCCCGGAATTTGAGCTGGGTTTCTTTGCCGTACGACGCGGTTTTCGCGCTGGCGTTGATTGGTTTGGGCTTTCCAATTCGTTACCTCGTCGAAATGCTGACTGCGCCTGACATTGGTCTGAAAACGCAGAACGATCGAGTGGCGCAACAGCGAATTGAAGAACTGTTGCAGTAG
- the rimI gene encoding ribosomal-protein-alanine N-acetyltransferase has translation MVIEIRSLNISDLEEVMDIEPVAFGSHHWSYQSFVNELNNSLGRYFAACDSKTNQLLGYSGFWLVNNNEEAHVTTLAVHPEHRRQHIGERLLINNIVEARKCGARWLTLEVRMSNETAQKLYYKYGFKSLGVRKHYYQDNDEDALVLWTENIESPDFVKLMHERVVYIKGKGTFTGLETAESFPEIKSNGKTAEAAESSRKSAQQTVSRATFNSADEC, from the coding sequence ATGGTAATTGAAATTCGTTCACTAAACATAAGCGACCTGGAAGAGGTCATGGACATCGAACCGGTGGCGTTCGGCAGTCATCACTGGTCCTATCAATCTTTTGTGAATGAGCTCAATAATTCCCTGGGACGTTATTTTGCCGCATGTGACAGCAAAACAAATCAGCTGCTCGGTTATTCAGGCTTCTGGCTGGTAAATAACAATGAAGAAGCACACGTGACGACGCTGGCGGTCCACCCCGAGCATCGTCGGCAGCATATAGGTGAGAGACTGCTTATAAACAACATCGTCGAAGCCAGGAAGTGCGGCGCTCGCTGGTTGACGCTGGAAGTGCGCATGTCAAACGAGACCGCGCAAAAGCTTTATTACAAGTATGGCTTCAAAAGTCTTGGAGTGCGCAAGCACTACTATCAGGATAACGATGAAGACGCCCTTGTTCTCTGGACCGAGAATATCGAGTCGCCTGATTTCGTAAAGTTGATGCATGAGCGTGTTGTATATATAAAAGGCAAAGGAACCTTTACTGGTCTTGAAACAGCCGAATCTTTTCCTGAAATCAAATCTAATGGAAAAACTGCCGAGGCTGCTGAATCCAGCCGCAAATCCGCGCAGCAAACGGTTTCTCGCGCAACATTCAACAGTGCCGATGAGTGCTGA
- the tsaB gene encoding tRNA (adenosine(37)-N6)-threonylcarbamoyltransferase complex dimerization subunit type 1 TsaB, with product MRILSFDTSTNEIHLSLVEDGRAVKEIVVAEADALTRQEAVAALMPSVVELMGQAGWQKPDLDCIVVGEGPGSFTGVRTGIVTARTIAQGLNLPLVPVHLLDCYASLCPLPAAVVLAAGRGRYFVAGYTSKDDRDCFQMSVAPVSASAGDLGALLAESAVWYADEKAFLELAASAQSGKGTLNSALTGTLDGRSHQLLALPILENIATKQAQIAWNRVSLNDSLAEAYPYQTVTPLYLRNPSITLKKNAPEKPHGN from the coding sequence GTGCGCATCCTTTCCTTTGATACCAGCACTAACGAGATTCATCTCTCACTGGTTGAGGATGGTCGCGCCGTGAAAGAAATAGTGGTCGCGGAAGCCGACGCGTTGACCAGGCAAGAAGCCGTGGCCGCGCTGATGCCTTCGGTTGTAGAGCTGATGGGGCAAGCGGGATGGCAAAAACCAGACCTTGATTGCATTGTTGTCGGAGAAGGACCCGGCAGCTTTACCGGCGTTCGAACGGGGATAGTAACTGCCCGCACGATAGCGCAGGGTTTGAACCTGCCCCTCGTTCCCGTGCATCTGCTTGATTGTTATGCCAGCCTCTGCCCGCTTCCGGCTGCTGTGGTGCTGGCTGCAGGCAGAGGTCGCTACTTCGTCGCTGGATACACATCGAAGGATGACCGCGATTGTTTTCAGATGTCGGTCGCCCCGGTCTCGGCTTCGGCTGGAGATCTCGGGGCATTGTTGGCTGAGTCGGCGGTCTGGTATGCCGATGAAAAAGCATTCCTTGAACTTGCCGCAAGCGCCCAGAGCGGCAAGGGAACGCTCAATAGCGCCTTGACTGGCACTCTGGATGGACGGTCGCATCAGTTGCTCGCGCTGCCCATACTTGAAAATATTGCTACTAAACAAGCTCAGATCGCCTGGAATAGGGTATCTTTGAATGATTCTCTAGCGGAAGCGTATCCATATCAAACGGTTACACCGTTATATTTGCGCAATCCTTCCATAACCTTGAAGAAAAACGCGCCTGAAAAACCGCATGGTAATTGA
- a CDS encoding preprotein translocase subunit SecA, with protein sequence MSEWEDRARGWLKGLLGDTNEKRVKFLRGYVERANSFEPAMEKLSDDELRGKTAEFKNKIENALSSVQNVKLIADDVPKMPGQIRTTHDKQLGIILEQLLPEAFAVCREAGKRVLSMRHFDVQFMGGAALHFNKIAEMRTGEGKTLVATLPAYLNALAGRGVHVVTVNDYLARRDAEWMGQLYRFLGLTTGLIYSHQPEHEKYDAYRADISYGTNHEFGFDYLRDNMRTSLDELVQRPYYFSIVDEVDNILIDEARTPLIISGFPTESFQEIYLKMAQIAPMLHKGKDKDDEDCDYWVDEKGKNVLLTERGIITGEKVLGVPDLFDVHYNFAHHLVQALRAKELYKLDTDYVIKENEEGKPEITIVDEFTGRMMVGRRWSDGLHQAIEAKEQVPIQEETLTYASITYQNLFRLYPKLSGMTGTAMTEAAEFSKIYNLDVVSIPTNRANVRIDNPDVIYKTEMQKFISVAEEIVEMHELGRPVLVGTTSIDKSELLDDLLGKPQAMQQYLVNKMNKAVNLIKRDNLSGPSIDALNKIFERPGMIDLAKLEQTCKEVETAFPKKDEFIERCWSVLKTAKVVAAIRKGLGHNVLNAKHHEKEAMIVAQAGRKGAITVATNMAGRGTDILLGGNAEYVAREKLKAENLEPETPEFEEKLKALTKEIKAELAPAHDEVLALGGLHIIGTERHEARRIDNQLRGRAARQGDPGTTRFFLSLEDTLMRIFGGEKISRLMDFIKADEEMPIESGMVSKSIENAQKKVEAHHFDMRKHVLQYDDVLNTQREVIYRERRRILERADLKQNMHDMLEEHLDIVIQAYVIPETQPETWDDNSLSDILAKLSSDVPMLGDIKPAELEGLSYDDLREKLWESIKIAYQVREEHIGTETMRELERQILLRTIDGKWIDYLHNIDILREGIHLRGYGQRDPLQEYKREAFDMFNQLLRSIQEESIQLLFHAQPISQQPNFEEMLPDEFLAHLNSQIDGMEAAIKQSEQYMEEPPEPGNVHITLSAPMVPPPRPAAAAEPAKETNGGTASGESGAGEEMGALSSVDETLKNLGKVETEKPSEQKPVG encoded by the coding sequence ATGTCAGAATGGGAAGACCGTGCGCGTGGTTGGCTTAAGGGTTTACTCGGCGACACTAACGAGAAACGCGTAAAGTTTCTTCGTGGTTATGTCGAACGAGCCAACAGTTTTGAGCCCGCCATGGAAAAGCTGAGCGACGATGAGTTGCGAGGCAAAACTGCGGAATTCAAAAACAAGATCGAAAACGCTTTGAGTTCGGTGCAAAACGTCAAGCTGATCGCTGATGATGTGCCGAAGATGCCCGGTCAGATTCGCACCACTCACGACAAGCAGCTTGGCATTATCCTCGAACAGCTTTTGCCGGAAGCTTTTGCAGTCTGCCGTGAAGCGGGCAAGCGCGTTTTGAGTATGCGCCATTTTGACGTTCAGTTTATGGGTGGAGCCGCGCTTCACTTCAATAAGATTGCCGAAATGAGAACAGGTGAAGGTAAGACTCTCGTCGCTACTTTGCCGGCTTATCTGAATGCTCTGGCTGGACGCGGCGTGCATGTCGTCACAGTCAACGATTACCTGGCTCGGCGTGACGCTGAGTGGATGGGGCAGCTCTATCGCTTCCTCGGGCTGACTACAGGGTTGATCTATTCGCACCAACCTGAGCACGAAAAGTATGACGCTTACCGTGCCGACATCTCCTATGGTACGAACCACGAGTTTGGTTTCGACTACCTGCGCGATAACATGCGCACCTCTCTCGATGAGCTGGTGCAGCGTCCGTACTACTTCTCCATCGTTGACGAAGTCGACAATATTCTTATTGACGAAGCGAGAACGCCTCTGATTATCTCCGGTTTCCCCACTGAGTCGTTCCAGGAAATTTACCTGAAGATGGCTCAGATTGCGCCGATGCTCCATAAGGGGAAAGACAAAGACGACGAAGATTGCGATTATTGGGTTGACGAAAAAGGCAAGAACGTTCTGCTCACCGAGCGCGGTATCATCACCGGCGAGAAGGTGCTCGGCGTTCCCGACTTATTCGACGTTCACTACAATTTCGCGCATCACCTTGTGCAGGCTCTGCGCGCCAAAGAGTTGTACAAGCTCGACACTGACTACGTTATCAAAGAGAACGAAGAAGGTAAGCCTGAAATCACGATCGTTGATGAATTCACTGGTCGTATGATGGTCGGCCGCCGCTGGAGTGATGGACTGCACCAGGCTATCGAAGCGAAAGAGCAGGTGCCGATTCAGGAAGAAACGCTGACTTACGCGTCTATCACATATCAGAACTTGTTCCGTCTGTATCCGAAATTATCTGGTATGACCGGTACCGCCATGACTGAAGCGGCGGAGTTCAGCAAGATCTACAACCTTGACGTTGTCTCTATTCCGACTAACAGAGCCAATGTGCGTATCGATAATCCGGACGTTATCTATAAAACAGAAATGCAGAAATTCATTTCTGTGGCTGAAGAAATCGTTGAGATGCATGAGCTCGGCAGACCGGTTCTGGTTGGTACTACAAGTATCGACAAGTCTGAATTGTTGGACGATTTGCTCGGCAAGCCGCAGGCTATGCAGCAATATCTGGTCAACAAAATGAACAAGGCTGTCAACCTGATCAAGCGCGATAACCTCTCTGGTCCAAGCATCGATGCTTTGAACAAAATCTTCGAACGTCCCGGCATGATCGATCTGGCGAAGCTGGAGCAGACGTGCAAAGAAGTTGAGACTGCTTTCCCGAAAAAGGATGAATTCATTGAACGTTGCTGGTCTGTTTTGAAGACGGCTAAAGTTGTCGCCGCCATTCGAAAAGGTCTTGGTCACAACGTTTTGAACGCCAAGCATCACGAAAAAGAAGCGATGATTGTCGCTCAAGCCGGAAGGAAAGGTGCCATCACTGTTGCTACCAACATGGCAGGTCGCGGTACGGATATTTTGCTCGGCGGTAACGCTGAGTATGTAGCTCGCGAAAAGTTAAAGGCAGAAAATCTCGAGCCTGAGACGCCGGAGTTCGAAGAGAAGCTGAAAGCCCTGACTAAGGAAATCAAAGCTGAACTTGCTCCCGCTCATGACGAAGTACTGGCTCTGGGCGGACTGCACATCATCGGTACTGAACGCCACGAAGCACGACGTATCGACAACCAGCTCAGAGGTCGTGCCGCTCGACAGGGCGACCCGGGTACGACGCGGTTCTTCCTTTCGCTGGAAGATACGTTGATGAGAATTTTCGGCGGTGAAAAGATTTCCAGACTGATGGATTTCATCAAGGCTGATGAAGAAATGCCGATCGAATCCGGCATGGTCTCTAAGTCTATCGAGAACGCGCAGAAGAAAGTAGAAGCGCATCACTTCGATATGAGAAAGCACGTTCTGCAATATGACGATGTTTTGAACACTCAGCGTGAAGTTATTTACCGCGAACGGCGCCGCATTTTGGAGCGTGCCGACCTGAAGCAAAACATGCACGACATGCTGGAAGAGCATCTCGATATCGTCATCCAGGCTTATGTTATTCCCGAGACTCAGCCTGAAACATGGGACGATAATTCCCTCTCGGATATTCTGGCCAAGTTGTCCAGCGACGTTCCTATGCTTGGCGATATCAAGCCTGCGGAACTGGAAGGACTGTCTTACGACGACCTGCGTGAGAAGCTCTGGGAATCCATCAAAATTGCTTATCAGGTTCGAGAAGAGCACATCGGAACCGAAACGATGCGTGAGCTTGAGCGACAGATTTTGCTCAGGACAATCGATGGAAAGTGGATCGACTATCTGCATAACATCGACATTTTGAGAGAAGGTATTCACTTGCGTGGTTACGGTCAGCGTGACCCATTGCAGGAATACAAGCGCGAAGCGTTCGACATGTTTAATCAGCTGCTGCGCAGCATTCAGGAAGAATCGATTCAGTTGCTCTTCCATGCGCAACCGATTTCGCAGCAACCTAATTTCGAAGAGATGTTGCCTGACGAGTTCCTCGCTCATCTCAATTCACAAATTGACGGTATGGAAGCGGCGATCAAGCAGTCTGAGCAATACATGGAAGAGCCGCCGGAGCCGGGTAACGTTCATATAACGCTTTCCGCGCCGATGGTGCCACCGCCAAGACCTGCTGCTGCCGCCGAACCTGCGAAGGAGACTAATGGTGGTACCGCATCTGGTGAATCTGGTGCGGGTGAAGAGATGGGGGCATTGTCGAGCGTCGATGAGACTCTGAAAAATCTCGGTAAAGTCGAAACGGAAAAACCGTCCGAGCAGAAGCCTGTCGGTTAA
- the rlmN gene encoding 23S rRNA (adenine(2503)-C(2))-methyltransferase RlmN, protein MTSATETNSKTLKPLSGLSLAELEEFVLELGLPKFRAAQIHTWIYAKNVKSFDEMTNLGAPVRDKLKQVATISALEIAHLQVSRDETRKYLFRLADGKIVESVLMSFNDRQTLSACVSSQVGCAVGCTFCATGYLGFKRNLTAQEIVDQIMSIQRESGKRIANIVYMGQGEPLLNTEEVIKSIHTMIDSVGIGARHITVSTSGIIPGIERLREEDLPLCLALSLHAPDTKTREQIVPITQKYPIGPLIESLKNYADSTRRRVTIEYVLLAGVTDKPEQAKALAEMVKDVHCMINLIPFNPTANDLGEVIYERPSREAQLRFKQLAERTGKTVTIRLERGTDIDAACGQLHNKYLQAKQG, encoded by the coding sequence ATGACTAGCGCCACTGAAACCAATTCAAAAACGTTAAAACCACTCTCGGGCTTGTCACTTGCCGAGCTGGAAGAATTCGTACTGGAGCTTGGTTTGCCCAAGTTCAGGGCGGCACAAATACACACATGGATTTATGCCAAGAACGTCAAATCGTTCGATGAGATGACAAACCTGGGCGCGCCGGTGCGCGATAAGCTGAAGCAGGTGGCGACAATCAGCGCGCTGGAAATCGCTCACCTGCAGGTCAGTCGAGATGAAACGCGCAAGTACCTGTTCCGGCTTGCCGACGGAAAAATTGTCGAATCGGTCTTGATGTCCTTCAACGATCGCCAGACCCTGAGCGCTTGCGTCTCCAGCCAGGTGGGCTGCGCCGTCGGGTGCACATTCTGTGCAACAGGATATCTGGGCTTCAAGCGAAATCTAACCGCACAAGAAATCGTCGATCAAATCATGTCGATTCAGCGCGAGTCAGGAAAACGAATTGCCAATATCGTTTACATGGGACAGGGAGAGCCTCTTCTCAACACGGAAGAAGTAATCAAATCGATTCATACGATGATCGACTCTGTCGGCATCGGTGCGCGCCACATAACAGTATCGACTTCAGGAATCATCCCCGGCATCGAACGATTGAGAGAAGAAGATTTGCCCCTCTGCCTGGCTCTCTCACTGCACGCGCCTGATACAAAAACACGCGAACAAATCGTGCCAATCACGCAGAAATATCCAATCGGTCCATTGATTGAATCACTGAAAAACTACGCAGATTCAACTCGCCGCCGCGTCACAATCGAATACGTGCTTCTAGCCGGTGTGACGGACAAACCGGAACAAGCAAAGGCGCTTGCCGAGATGGTCAAGGATGTTCATTGCATGATCAACTTAATACCCTTCAATCCAACCGCAAATGATCTGGGCGAAGTAATCTATGAACGACCTTCCCGCGAAGCGCAGTTGCGATTCAAACAATTAGCCGAGCGCACCGGCAAGACAGTAACGATCAGATTGGAACGCGGCACGGATATTGACGCTGCCTGCGGACAACTTCACAACAAATATCTGCAAGCCAAGCAAGGCTAA